The sequence GCTCGTGTCGTCGCGCCCGTTCCTCGAGCTGCGCGAGATCGCGCGGCGCTTTGCGCGCAAGCTGCCCGAGCCGCTGCACAAGGCGGCGAAAAAGACCGACGAATATGCCCGCGGCATGGCGATGGGCGGCACCTTGTTCGAGGAGCTGGGCTTTTATTATGTCGGGCCGATCGACGGGCATAATCTCGACCATCTGATCCCCGTGCTCGAAAATGTCCGCGACAGCGAGCATGGCCCGGTGCTGATCCACGCGGTGACCAAGAAGGGCAAGGGCTATGCCCCCGCCGAAGCCGCCGCCGACAAATATCATGGCGTCCAGAAGTTCGACGTCATCACCGGCGAACAGGCGAAGGCGCCGCCGGGACCGCCCGCCTATCAGAATGTCTTCGGCGAAACGCTCGCGAAGCTCGCCGAAACCGACAAGCGCATCGTCGCGATCACCGCGGCGATGCCGTCGGGCACCGGCGTCGACAAGTTCGCGAAGGCGCATCCCGACCGCAGCTTCGACGTCGGCATCGCCGAACAACATGCGGTCACCTTTGCCGCGGGACTGGCGGCGCAGGGGATGCGGCCGTTCGCGGCGATCTATTCGACCTTTCTCCAGCGCGCCTATGATCAGGTCGTGCATGACGTGGCGATCCAGAATCTGCCCGTGCGTTTCGCGATCGACCGCGCGGGGCTGGTCGGCGCCGACGGGTCGACGCACGCAGGCTCGTTCGACATCACCTATCTCGCGACCCTGCCCAATATGATCGTGATGGCGGCGGCCGACGAGGCCGAGCTGGTCCATATGACCTATACCGCCGCCGAACATGACGACGGCCCGATCGCCTTCCGCTATCCGCGCGGCAATGGCACCGGGGTTGCCTTGCCCGAGGTTCCGATGAAGCTGGAGATCGGCAAGGGCCGTATCGTGCGCGAAGGCAAGACGGTAGCGATCCTGTCGCTCGGCACGCGATTGGCGGAGGCGCTCAAGGCCGCCGACACTTTGGAAGCGCGTGGGCTGTCCACCAGCGTCATCGACCTGCGTTTCGCCAAGCCGCTCGACGTGGACCTGATCCGCCGGACGCTCGCGAACCACGAAGTGTGCGTGACGATCGAGGAAGGCAGCATCGGCGGGCTCGGCGCGCATGTGCTGACGCTCGCGAGCGACGAGGGGCTGATCGACGCGGGGCTGAAACTGCGCACGATGCGCCTGCCCGATGTCTTCCAGGACCAGGACAAGCCCGAACTGCAATATGACGCGGCGGGGCTCAACGCGCCGCAGATCGTGGATACGGTGCTGAAAGCGCTGCGGCATAACAGCGCGGGGGTCGAGGAAGCGGGCGCGCGGGCTTAGAGCGTCGTGCGCTAAATCGGCGACACTTCAATTCCGTTCGTGTCGAGCGAAGTCGAGACACCCATCGACGTTGCGCGATGCCGAGGGGTGTCTCGACTTCGCTCGACACGAACGGGAAGATGGCTCAGATTAAACGCGCGCTGCTCTGGCGGTAAACCTCGCGTCGATGGCCGATGGTGATCAATATAATCACCATTGTGCCATCCTCGATCTTTGCGATCACCCGATAATTGCCGATGCGGTAGCGCCAATGTCCCGCGTAATCACCAACCAGTGCATGACCGCGCTGACGGGGGTCATCCAACTGTGCAACATCAATCATCGTCCGCGTGATGCGATCCGCCTGCTTGATGTCGATCTTGCGAAGCTGCTTACGCGCCTGGTCCGAAACCTCAAGCGTCCAGCCCAAGTTCCCGCCTTACCTGTTCGATCGAGACATTCTTGCTTGGATCATAATCGGCCAAAGCTTCTTCGAGTAGCGCTATGTCTTCGAGATCGTCGATATATTCCTCGATCGCTTTGCGGGCGAGAGCGGTTTTTGTCCGGCCAGACCGCTTCGCGGCACTTGCGAGCCGATCTTCCAATTCCTTGTCGAGGCGGATGGCGAGCATCAGGATTCTCCTTTGCTATACAAGTATAGCATTTTAAATCGGCCGGCAAGGATAGCGATTGAGCAATGAACCCATAGTGGACAATGCGGTCAGCGCGATGAATGATTGTCAGAACATGGGGGCGCCAATGGATTTCCTGAAACCCATCCGGTCGCTCGACGTGGCGCCCCACGAAGGCATGTCGTCACTGGCCCCTTATCCCGCACCTTATGGCGCGGACGGCTTCGCGCGACGGGTCGGCCACATGCGCCGCCCCGATCGCGGCGCAGGAGAGGCAGGTGGCCGCTTCCAGCGCCGCGGCGCCTCGCGCCGCTGTTACCCCACCGGGACGATCGTTGCCTGTGCGATCGCGCAGCGGCGCGGTTCTTCGTCGCCCCCTTCGGCCCAGACGTCGGCGCGGACGATCGCCTGGCGTTTGCCCGCCTTGACCACGCTGCCCTTCGCGCGCAGGTGACTGCCCTTCGCGGGGGCGAGGAAATTGATCGTGTAGCTGCCGGTGACGACGTCGCCGATCACGCTCGACGCCGCCCAGGCGCAGGCGTTGTCGGCCATCAGCCCGACGATCGCGCCATGGGCATAGCCGTGATGCTGGGTCATGTCGGGGCGCAGCGCGAGCAGCAGTTCGGCCTCGCCCTCGAAACAGCGGATCGGCTCGACGCCGAGAAAGGCGGTGAAGCCCGACGCATCGACCGCGACGCTTTTCATATAGGCGACGGCTTCGTTGTTGCTGGCAAATCGGTGTCCGCGCATCGGGGAGAATCCTGTTTAGTCTGGATTGCAGACCTTATCGCCGCTTGCGCGCGGCGGCGTCAAGTCTTAAATCCAGACTTATGAAGGATTATGTGCCCTCGCGTTCGCCCTGCGCCGTCGGCCGCGCGTCGCGGCTGCTTGGCGACCGCTGGGTGCTGCTGATCCTGCGCGAAGCCTTTCTCGGCGTCGACCGCTTCGAGGATTTCATCGCGCGGCTGGACATTTCGCGCGCCGCGCTGACCTCGCGCCTCGGCTGGATGGTCGCGGCGGGGGTGATGGAGCGCGTGCCGCCGGGCGGCAAGCGCGCCGCCTATCGCCTGACCGACGCGGGACAGGCGCTGCGCCCGGCCTATGATGCGATCAAGGCGTGGGGCGACGAATGGCTGCCGCGCGGCGGGGGCGGGGAAGAGATGCGGTCGTGAGGTCTGGTTTCGACGGGTTGCGGCCTGAAGCGGTCCTCCCCCAAGGGGGGAGGGGGGGCACCCGAAGGGTGGTGGAGGGGTACGGGAGGTCATACGCAGCGCTCGACACCGCGTACCCCTCCACCATGCTTCGCATGGTCCCCCTCCCCGTGCCGGGGAGGAGCGCTTCCGTCCGCTCCCCACCCCAAAGCCGCTATGGGTTTTGAGGACGACCCCTAACGTCGCGGGGAAAAGCGCGAAGGTTACGCCCCCGGAATCGCCGCCTGCGCGTCGCGGCCGTCGCCTTCGGGTGCGGCGAGGATGTCGCGGACGACGAGGCCCTTGTCGACGACCTGCGTGCCGGGGCTGCCGACCTGGCTGCGGATGCCGGGGTCGGCGCGTGCGCCGTCGGCGCTGCCGATGATCTGCGCCTCGCTCGCGCTGCGTGCCGAGGGGCCGCCGAAGAGCGCGCGCAGCGTCTGTTCGGCGGTCGATTCGCCGCCGGGGCGCGCGGTGCCGGGCGCGGGCGGGGTGAGCGCGAAATCGGGCGGCACGACGAGCGGCGCCTGACGCGACACCATCATTTCGTCGGGCCGGTCGCGGCTGAACAGGCTGTTCGACCCGCAGGCCGACAGGGTGGTGGCGACGATCGAGGCGGCCAGGATGGCGGTGGTCCGGTTCACTAAAATACTCTCCTCTGCGCCCCGTTTACTCGGCGGACGGCCTGGCGTCCGCCTGGCCCGCCTTTTCGCCCAAGAGCAGCGCGCGCGCAACCAGCAAAAGCACGCCGATGGTGATGCACGCATCGGCGACGTTGAAGATCATGAAGGGGCGGAAGGTGCCGATGTGCAGGTCGGCGAAGTCGACGACATAGCCGAAACGCACGCGGTCGACGATATTGCCGAGCGCGCCGCCGAGGATCAGCGCGAGCGCGATGACGTCGCCCTTCGCCTGTTCGCGCGTCATCCAGAAGGCGACCGCGGCGGCGACCAGCCCCGTCACCGCAACCAGCGTCCAGCGCGTCGTATCGGTGCAGCTGGCGAACATCGACAGCGAAATGCCGCAGTTCTCCGCCCAGCGCAGATCGAAGAAGCTGGTGATCTCGATGACCCCCTTGGGCTCGAGCGACAGCGGGACGGTGATGACCCATTTGGTCGCCTGATCGAGGATGAAGGCGACCGCGGCGAACATCAGGCCGAAGCGCAGATAGGGGGAACGGGCGCTGCTCATCCCGCCCCCAATACCGTTTCGCAGCGATTGCACAAGGCGCCGTCGGTGGTGACTTCGGGCAGGTGGCGCCAGCAGCGGCCGCATTTGTGGTTTTCGGTGCGGGTGACGATCGCGGGGCCATTGAAGTCGCCGGTTGGTGGAAGAAGCGAAACTTTCGCCGCAATGCAAACTTCTGCCCAATCGATGCCATCGTACTGGCTCTCGTGCGTCGTGTGTATAGGCAGCTCCACAACCGCTTCCAAGCTGCTGCGAATTTTCTTCTCCCTGCGCAGTGGTTCGATAGCCTCGTTGATGCCGTCGCGGATAATCCGGATTGTCCGCCACTTTGCGACCAATTTCGTGTTCCCGCGAAGGCGGGAACCCAGGGTGGGGTCAGCCGACGCGGGCACTGGATCCCCGCTTTCGCGGGGATGCAACAGCTGGTCGAGGTCAGGCCATTCCAGCAAATGCACGCTGCCCGCTTGCGGATAGCGCGTCCCCCACACCTCTTCGCTCGTGAACACCAGCACCGGCGCGGCGTAGCGCACCAGCGCGTGGAACAGCACATCGAGCACGCTGCGATAGGCGCGGCGCGTGTCGGTGCCGAGCGGGGCGGCGGGGCCGAGGTCGCAGTAGAGGACGTCCTTGCGGATGTCGAAATAGAAGGCCGACAGATCCTCGTTGCAGAAGTCCGCGAGCAGGCGCGTATATG is a genomic window of Sphingopyxis sp. FD7 containing:
- the dxs gene encoding 1-deoxy-D-xylulose-5-phosphate synthase, whose product is MTDRPHTPLLDTVDVPADLRKLKPEDLRQFADELRAEMISAVGMTGGHLGSGLGVVELTTAIHYVFDTPRDKLVWDVGHQCYPHKIITGRRDRIRTLRQGGGLSGFTKRSESEYDPFGAAHSSTSISAALGFAIANKLNDQPGRAIAVIGDGSMSAGMAYEAMNNAKQAGNRLIVILNDNDMSIAPPVGGLSAYLARLVSSRPFLELREIARRFARKLPEPLHKAAKKTDEYARGMAMGGTLFEELGFYYVGPIDGHNLDHLIPVLENVRDSEHGPVLIHAVTKKGKGYAPAEAAADKYHGVQKFDVITGEQAKAPPGPPAYQNVFGETLAKLAETDKRIVAITAAMPSGTGVDKFAKAHPDRSFDVGIAEQHAVTFAAGLAAQGMRPFAAIYSTFLQRAYDQVVHDVAIQNLPVRFAIDRAGLVGADGSTHAGSFDITYLATLPNMIVMAAADEAELVHMTYTAAEHDDGPIAFRYPRGNGTGVALPEVPMKLEIGKGRIVREGKTVAILSLGTRLAEALKAADTLEARGLSTSVIDLRFAKPLDVDLIRRTLANHEVCVTIEEGSIGGLGAHVLTLASDEGLIDAGLKLRTMRLPDVFQDQDKPELQYDAAGLNAPQIVDTVLKALRHNSAGVEEAGARA
- a CDS encoding type II toxin-antitoxin system RelE family toxin; translation: MGWTLEVSDQARKQLRKIDIKQADRITRTMIDVAQLDDPRQRGHALVGDYAGHWRYRIGNYRVIAKIEDGTMVIILITIGHRREVYRQSSARLI
- the relB gene encoding type II toxin-antitoxin system RelB family antitoxin, with translation MLAIRLDKELEDRLASAAKRSGRTKTALARKAIEEYIDDLEDIALLEEALADYDPSKNVSIEQVRRELGLDA
- a CDS encoding PaaI family thioesterase, coding for MRGHRFASNNEAVAYMKSVAVDASGFTAFLGVEPIRCFEGEAELLLALRPDMTQHHGYAHGAIVGLMADNACAWAASSVIGDVVTGSYTINFLAPAKGSHLRAKGSVVKAGKRQAIVRADVWAEGGDEEPRRCAIAQATIVPVG
- a CDS encoding winged helix-turn-helix transcriptional regulator, giving the protein MKDYVPSRSPCAVGRASRLLGDRWVLLILREAFLGVDRFEDFIARLDISRAALTSRLGWMVAAGVMERVPPGGKRAAYRLTDAGQALRPAYDAIKAWGDEWLPRGGGGEEMRS
- a CDS encoding DUF3035 domain-containing protein gives rise to the protein MNRTTAILAASIVATTLSACGSNSLFSRDRPDEMMVSRQAPLVVPPDFALTPPAPGTARPGGESTAEQTLRALFGGPSARSASEAQIIGSADGARADPGIRSQVGSPGTQVVDKGLVVRDILAAPEGDGRDAQAAIPGA
- the lspA gene encoding signal peptidase II; this encodes MSSARSPYLRFGLMFAAVAFILDQATKWVITVPLSLEPKGVIEITSFFDLRWAENCGISLSMFASCTDTTRWTLVAVTGLVAAAVAFWMTREQAKGDVIALALILGGALGNIVDRVRFGYVVDFADLHIGTFRPFMIFNVADACITIGVLLLVARALLLGEKAGQADARPSAE